A DNA window from Candidatus Zymogenus saltonus contains the following coding sequences:
- a CDS encoding cobalamin-dependent protein (Presence of a B(12) (cobalamin)-binding domain implies dependence on cobalamin itself, in one of its several forms, or in some unusual lineages, dependence on a cobalamin-like analog.) yields the protein MKLEADKKIDVAKIIEGLSDYRPKRKGWTWRKISPNQKIGPFVYRDTSEGLKNSVPLPSAHYFGGIDPQCDFVITTEIASGHFEDDIRRMRMAAWHGADHIMVIRTTGQSHFDGLIEGTPEGVGGVPISRKQIRASRKALDLIEEEVGRPINFHSYVSGVAGPEMAVLFNEEGVNGAHQDPQYNVLYRNINMHRSFVDAACAKALMADAGILQIDGAHNANATAREAWKVMPELLVQHGINSAFSLAAGMAKENIALSTVPPTAPPAPKLSIDLPYAVALRDFFDGFKFRAQQNTRYMESDTAEATITHVLDTLISRLTSADIQSTITPDEGRNVPWHYNNVLGVNTARQTLMGVDGLTDMLELKGDPVLDGRVREIKERAVLFLEEIVEIGGYFAAVEGGHFVDSGNFPERVGDGIKRAADGGVAAGSIVERETDYMAPVCCHFGENHLPEELKKPCDLIDGCTLCEPGKIVYIDELDEEDNVARRLETPLKEKEAGLIRPEVEWAGDGVVCVTVMIPEAPDVGEAAALLMAVKMGLKDPEVIHRRVMHPAEGTLFEVKGRLDFAVKRADLVIPKKEVLVAEDEIREYIRKRNVSVVAATVGEDEHSVGMREIIDIKHGGIEKYGFVCHYLGTSVPVAKLIDATVETGSKIILISTIITHNDIHRVNMRRLADLAVERGLRKDLILIAGGTQVTDDTAKESGMDAGFGRGTKGHNVASLIVKRLRGEV from the coding sequence ATAAAGCTCGAGGCCGACAAGAAGATAGACGTGGCAAAAATCATCGAGGGGCTTTCCGACTACCGTCCCAAGAGGAAGGGGTGGACGTGGAGGAAGATTAGCCCGAATCAGAAGATCGGTCCGTTCGTGTACAGGGACACATCCGAGGGGCTGAAAAACTCCGTCCCCCTCCCCTCCGCCCATTATTTCGGTGGCATCGACCCCCAGTGCGACTTCGTGATTACTACCGAGATCGCCTCCGGCCACTTCGAGGACGACATCAGAAGGATGCGGATGGCCGCGTGGCACGGGGCGGACCACATCATGGTGATAAGGACTACCGGCCAGTCCCACTTCGACGGCCTGATCGAGGGAACCCCGGAGGGGGTGGGGGGTGTGCCGATCAGCAGAAAGCAGATCAGGGCGTCGAGGAAGGCCCTCGACCTGATCGAGGAGGAGGTGGGAAGGCCGATCAACTTTCACTCCTACGTCAGCGGGGTGGCCGGGCCGGAGATGGCCGTCCTCTTCAACGAGGAGGGGGTGAACGGCGCCCACCAGGACCCCCAGTACAACGTTCTTTACAGGAACATCAACATGCACCGCTCGTTTGTGGACGCCGCGTGCGCAAAGGCGCTGATGGCTGACGCCGGTATCCTCCAGATAGACGGCGCCCACAACGCCAACGCCACGGCGAGGGAGGCGTGGAAGGTGATGCCGGAGCTTCTCGTCCAGCATGGGATAAACTCAGCCTTCTCCCTGGCTGCGGGGATGGCAAAAGAAAACATCGCCCTCTCCACCGTTCCCCCGACGGCGCCCCCGGCCCCGAAGCTCTCTATCGACCTGCCGTATGCCGTCGCCCTGCGCGACTTCTTTGACGGCTTCAAGTTTAGGGCGCAGCAGAACACCCGCTACATGGAGTCGGACACGGCGGAGGCCACCATCACCCACGTCCTGGACACATTGATCTCCCGGCTCACCTCGGCAGACATCCAGAGCACCATCACCCCGGACGAGGGGAGAAACGTCCCCTGGCACTACAACAACGTCCTCGGCGTAAACACCGCCCGCCAGACGCTGATGGGCGTGGACGGGCTGACCGATATGCTGGAGCTGAAGGGAGACCCCGTCCTCGACGGGAGGGTTCGGGAGATAAAGGAGCGGGCGGTGCTGTTCTTAGAGGAGATCGTGGAGATTGGGGGATACTTCGCGGCGGTGGAGGGGGGGCACTTCGTAGACTCCGGCAACTTCCCGGAGAGGGTCGGCGACGGGATAAAGAGGGCGGCCGACGGCGGCGTGGCGGCGGGAAGCATCGTAGAGAGAGAGACGGACTACATGGCCCCGGTCTGCTGCCACTTCGGCGAGAATCATCTCCCCGAGGAGCTGAAAAAGCCGTGCGATTTGATCGACGGCTGCACCCTCTGCGAACCCGGAAAGATCGTCTACATCGACGAGCTGGACGAGGAGGACAACGTCGCGAGGCGCCTCGAGACGCCGTTAAAGGAAAAGGAGGCCGGCCTCATCCGCCCGGAGGTGGAGTGGGCGGGCGACGGGGTGGTCTGCGTGACGGTGATGATCCCGGAAGCGCCCGACGTGGGGGAGGCGGCGGCCCTTTTGATGGCTGTGAAAATGGGGCTGAAAGACCCTGAGGTCATCCACAGGAGGGTGATGCACCCGGCCGAGGGGACCCTCTTCGAGGTGAAGGGGAGACTGGACTTCGCCGTCAAACGGGCGGACCTCGTGATCCCGAAAAAAGAGGTGCTGGTCGCAGAGGACGAGATAAGGGAGTACATCAGAAAGAGAAACGTCTCGGTCGTCGCCGCCACGGTGGGGGAGGACGAGCACTCCGTCGGGATGCGGGAGATCATTGATATAAAGCACGGCGGGATCGAAAAGTACGGCTTTGTCTGCCACTACCTCGGGACTTCGGTTCCGGTCGCGAAGCTCATCGACGCCACCGTGGAGACAGGCTCTAAGATTATCCTCATCTCCACCATCATCACCCACAACGACATACACAGGGTGAACATGAGGAGGCTCGCCGATCTCGCCGTTGAGCGGGGGTTGAGGAAGGACCTGATACTCATTGCCGGGGGGACGCAGGTGACCGACGATACCGCAAAAGAGTCCGGGATGGACGCCGGCTTCGGCAGGGGGACGAAGGGCCACAACGTGGCGAGCCTGATAGTCAAGAGGCTCAGGGGGGAGGTCTGA
- a CDS encoding ornithine aminomutase subunit alpha: MERGDDYEQRRERLKGLSDEELKDRFWELLNKIVEPIVEEARTHTSPSIERSVLLRMGFSSIEAKGLVTNISERGLLGCGAGGIVYRVAQKNKVDVRSAGLGLIEGKYWEDIDP, encoded by the coding sequence ATGGAGAGAGGCGACGATTACGAACAGAGGCGGGAGAGGTTAAAGGGACTGTCGGACGAGGAGCTCAAGGACCGCTTCTGGGAGCTTTTGAACAAGATAGTCGAGCCGATAGTGGAGGAGGCGAGGACCCACACCTCACCCTCCATCGAGCGGTCTGTGCTTCTCAGGATGGGATTTTCGAGCATCGAGGCGAAGGGACTTGTGACAAATATCTCGGAGCGGGGACTCCTCGGCTGCGGGGCGGGGGGGATCGTCTATCGGGTCGCCCAAAAGAACAAGGTCGACGTCAGGAGCGCGGGGTTGGGGCTTATCGAGGGAAAATACTGGGAGGATATTGACCCATGA